Sequence from the Streptomyces peucetius genome:
CGGGCCGCACCCGGAAACCCGACGGCGCCCCGATGGCAGCCGCCCGGGGCTATGCGCGGGACTGGGACTTGTAGCCGCGGCCCCACTGGAGGCCCCAGCCGTACAGCCGGTCCAGTTCCGCCTGGAAGCCGTAGACGAACTTCACCTCACGGCGCACGATCAGGTCTCCCTTGACGTTGTCGACCGAGAACACCGCGCAGGAGCGGGCCTGCGGTGCCCGTTCGTCGAGTTCTATCTCCACGCGGGGGCCGTTGCTCGGATAGAGCGTGACGTGTGCGTGGGTGCGGTCGAAGGCCGGGGTCTGGTCGTAGATGTAGACGAAGAACAGCAGGCGCTTGATCGACTCGCGGTGGTCGAGGTTGACGAAGATCGTCTCGCCGGACGGTGCGCCGAAGCGGTCGTCACCGCTGAGCTTCACGAACGGCGGGCCGTTCAGGTCGCCGAAGAAGCTGCCCAGCGGCTGTACCACGCCCTTGCTGCCGTCGGTCAGCTCGTACAGACAGCCGAGGTCCAGATCGACGTTGACCACACCCTGCGTGTGGGCCTGGACCACGTCCGGCTGGAAGAGCTTCATCGGGTTGCGCAGCAGCCGGCCGCTCTGGCGCGAGCGGCCCTCGATGTCGGAGGTGCGCATCCGCCAGGACAGGTTGACGCGCAGGTTGCCGGTGGCCGCGCCCTGTTTGGTGAGCGAGACGGACGGGTTCCGCCTGGTCAGCGCGATGGAATTGGTCGCGGCACTGCCCGAGTCGAACTGCGCCGCACTGCCCCGCCACAGGTTGTCCCAGAAGGCCATGCCCCACCCCTAGTCGTCCGTTGTGCTCCGTGCACACGCCACGGGGCGGCCGGGAGCACCCGGCCGCCCCGTCAGAAGCGTTCCTCAATGGTGGGGGCGTCACACCCCGGAGGAGACCCCTGCCTTCTCCTCAGGGCCGCCCCCCGCTTTTCCCTCTGCTTCGATCGCCTTGTTGCGGCGGACCGAGGCCAGGAAGGACGCGGCGATCAGGAACACACCGACGAGTCCGGTGATGATCTCGCTGATCTCGTGCTGGATGGTGATGAGCAGGATGACGGCCAGCGCACCGATCGCGTAGTGGGCGCCGTGCTCCAGGTAGACGTAGTCGTCCAGAGTGCCCTGGCGGACCAGGTAGACCGTGAGGGACCGGACGTACATGGCGCCGATACCGAGGCCGAGCGCCATCCAGAAGATGTGGTTGGTGATGGCGAACGCGCCGATGACGCCGTCGAACGAGAACGACGCGTCGAGCACCTCGAGGTACAGGAAGAGGAAGAACGCCGCCTTGCCGGCGAGGCCGACCGCGGAGACGGGCTTGCCCTCCTTCTTGGCCTGCTCCTCCTCCTCGTGCTCGCGCTCCTCCTCTTCCTCGAGCTTGTCCTCGAAGTAGCCGGAGAGACCGCCGACGACGAGATACGTGATCAGACCCGCGACGCCGGAGAGCAGAACGGTGGCCGACTTGTCGGCGTGGCCGGTGCTGGTGTGCGCGTTGGTGGCGAAGGTGATCGCGGTGACGAGCAGGACGATCAGTGCGGTGCAGACCGACAGCATGTCGATCTTGCCGAGCTTGGCCAGCGGCCGCTCCAGCCAGGCGAGCCACTTGTGCTCGCGCTCCTCGAAGATGAAGTCCAGGAAGATCATCAACAGGAACATGCCGCCGAACGCCGCGATCGCGGGATGCGCGTCGGTGACCAGGGCCTCGTACTGCTCCGGCTGGTCCATGGCCAGCTCGACGGCCTCGATGGGCCCGACCTTGGCGCTGATGGCGACGATGACGACGGGGAAGACCAGCCTCATGCCGAAGACAGCGATCAGAATGCCGATCGTCAGGAAGATCTTCTGCCAGAAGGCGTTCATCTTCTTGAGGATTCCGGCGTTGACGACCGCGTTGTCGAACGACAGCGAGATCTCGAGGATCGACAGGATCAGTACGATCCCGAACGCCTCCCAGCCCCATTGCCAGGCGGCGAATGCTAGGCCGGCCGCCGTGACGGCGAACGACCAGCCGAAGGTTTTCAGAACCACTGGCTACCCAATCGTGTAATTGTCCCCCGGGTGATGCCTGGGGGAACCTCCCCCGCACCGCACGCGGCTTTACGAAACGTTGACTCCGAAGTCTAGAGCGATGCCCCGCAGCCCCGACGCGTACCCCTGCCCCACGGCGCGGAACTTCCACTCGCCGCCGTAGCGGTAGAGCTCACCGAAGATCATCGCGGTCTCCGTGGACGCGTCCTCGCTCAGGTCGTAACGGGCGAGTTCCTGGCCGTCCGCCTGGTTGACCACACGGATGAAAGCGTTGCTGACCTGGCCGAAAGTCTGGCCGCGGTTGTCAGCCTCATGGATGGAGACGGGAAAGACGATCTTGTCCACATGGGCGGGCACCTTGGCGAGATCCACGAGCAGGGACTCGTCGTCGCCGTCACCCTCGCCGGTGAGGTTGTCACCGGTGTGCTCGACGGAGCCGTCAGGGCTCTTGAGCTGGTTGTAGAAGATGAACCACTCGTCGCCGAGCACCCGCCCGTTCTGGCAGAGCAGCGCGCTGGCGTCGAGGTCGAAGGGTGCGCCGGTGGTGGAGCGCGCGTCCCAGCCGAGCCCTACGAGCACCTGAGTGAGATTGGGTGCGGCCTTGGAGAGGGAGACATTGCCTCCCTTGGCGAGCGTGACGCCCATGTTGGTGAGTCCTCCCCTGGTGGCTTTGTGCCGAGGGCCCGGTAGGGGCCCAGGCGCGTCCGGCGCCGCACGGAGAGTGCGGCGCCGGACGCGGAGACTGCTGCCTGTGTCAGACGTTCATGGTCAGACGTTCACGCCGAAGTCCTGCGCGATGCCACGCAGGCCCGAGGCGTAACCCTGGCCGACGGCACGGAACTTCCACTCCGCGCCGTTGCGGTACAGCTCGCCGAAGACCATGGCGGTCTCCGTGGAGGCGTCCTCGCTCAGGTCGTAGCGGGCAAGTTCGCTGTTGTCGGCCTGGTTGACGACGCGGATGAAGGCGTTGCGCACCTGGCCGAAGGACTGCTGGCGGCTCTCGGCCTCGTAGATCGAGACCGGGAAGACGATCTTGTCGACGTCGGCCGGGACCGAGGCCAGGTTGACCTTGATCTGCTCGTCGTCGCCCTCGCCCTCGCCGGTGAGGTTGTCACCGGTGTGCTCGACGGAGCCGTCAGGGCTCTTGAGGTTGTTGAAGAAGACGAAGTTTCCGTCGTTGGTGACCTTGCCCTCGGTGTTCGCCAGCAGGGCGCTGGCGTCGAGGTCGAAGTCGGTACCTGTGGTGGTCCGGACGTCCCAGCCCAGGCCCACGGTCACCGCGGTCAGGTTCGGCGCGGCCTTGGTCAGCGAGACGTTGCCGCCCTTGCTGAGGCTGACTCCCACGAGTCCCTCCATTGGTTTCAAGGGGCAGCGCCCCCGTAGTGCGTGGTTATTCGGATCAACGAACGGATCCTAGTGACCGGTTCCCGCTCGCCGTGTCATTTCCGGGGGACAACCGCTGAAACCCCACGTGGGGGATCAGAGGGAGTCCAGCGCCTTGACGTAGTCGTTCAGGTCGCGGGCGTCGGGCAGACCGTTGACGACGGTCCAGCGCACGACGCCCTCCTTGTCGATGATGAAGGTGCCGCGCACCGCGCAGCCCTTCTCCTCGTCGAAGACGCCGTAGGCGCGCGAGGTCTCGCCGTGCGGCCAGAAGTCGGAGAGCAGCGGGTACTCGAGGCGCTCCTGCTCCCCGAAGACGCGCAGGGTGTGGATCGAGTCGCTGGAGACGGCCAGCAGCTGGGTGTCGTCGTTGACGAACTTCGGCAGCTCGTCGCGCAGCGCGCACAGCTCGCCGGTGCACACGCCGGTGAAGGCGAAGGGGTAGAAGAGGAGCACGACGTTCTTCTCGCCGCGGTAGTCCGCGAGCGAGACGGTGCGTCCGTGGTTGTCCTTGAGCTCGAACTCCGGCGCCTTGTCGCCGACCTCGATCGCCATGGAGAGCGTTTCCCTTCTGTAGCCCTGTGAGTCTGCAGCCCTGTGAGCCGTTGCGGTGCGGGAACAGCCTACGCAGAAGGCCCCCGCCGGCTCGCGCCGGTGGGGGCCTGGTGCCTGCTCTTCGCGGCTCGGCGGCTCAGCGCTTCCCCGACTTGGCCCCCTTGGGGGTGACCAGCCGGCTGCCACTCCAGTCCTTGCCGGCGGTGATGCTCTTGGTCTGGGAGAGACCCGCTGTCTGGGCGGCCTCATTGATGTCGCTGGGCTCGACATAGCCGTCACGGCCGGTCTTGGGAGTCATCAGCCAGACGACCCCGCCCTCGTCGATCAGACCGATGGCGTCCACCAGTGCGTCGGTGAGGTCCCCGTCCTCGTCGCGGAACCACAGCACGACGACGTCTGCGACGTCGTCGTAGTCCTCGTCGACGAGTTCCTGGCCGGTGACGGCCTCGATGCCCTCACGGAGTTCCTGCTCGACGTCGTCGTCGTAGCCGATCTCCTGGACCACTTGTCCGGGCTCGAACCCCAGCCTTGCCGCCGGGTTGGTCCGCTCCTCCGCGTGGTCCGCGGTCGCGCTCACGGCTTGCCTCCTGATCGTTTTCGACAAATGCTTCGGCCGCGCGCGTACGCGCGGCATTGGCCGTAGTCCACACGGGCGGGGCGGATCGCGCAAGTACCCGGCCGTACAGACCGCCGAAACGGTGACGTTTGCGGCTGTCTCGACGCAACTCCAGGCAAGCGACGGGTCCCCGCCACAACGGTGGCCACACCCTTCGGCCGCCTACGCGGCATTCCTACCCTTTCACATCCTCATCGGAACCGAACGACCGAACGAAACGCATGGACGGCTCGGGCGTAAGGTTGCGATTCGGTGCGGTCCGTACGCCGGGTACGCGCCGGATGTCGCTCAGACACAAGGGTTACCTCCGGGTAGAGATGACGTCAGCCTCCCCGCGGTACACGATGGGAGGCGGTGCGACAGCTCTGCCGACCGAGTGCCCCCGAACAGCGAAGGAACAGCGTGGCTTCCGGATCAGATCGCAACCCGATCATCATTGGCGGCCTTCCCAGCCAGGTCCCGGACTTCGATCCTGAAGAGACCCAGGAGTGGCTGGACTCCCTCGACGCCGCCGTCGACGAGCGGGGCCGGGAGCGGGCCCGCTACCTGATGCTCCGCCTGATCGAGCGGGCGCGCGAGAAGCGCGTCGCCGTGCCCGAGATGCGCAGCACGGACTACGTCAACACCATCGCCACCAAGGACGAGCCGTTCTTCCCCGGCAACGAGGAGATCGAGCGCAAGATCCTCAACGCGACCAGGTGGAACGCCGCGGTCATGGTCTCGCGCGCGCAGCGCCCCGGCATCGGCGTCGGCGGGCACATCGCCACCTTCGCCTCCTCCGCCTCCCTGTACGACGTGGGCTTCAACCACTTCTTCCGCGGCAAGGACGACGGCAGGGGCGGCGACCAGATCTTCTTCCAGGGGCACGCCTCCCCCGGTATCTACGCCCGCGCCTTCCTGCTCGACCGGCTCAGCGAGCAGCAGCTCGACGGCTTCCGCCAGGAGAAGTCTAAGGAGCCGTACGGGCTCTCCAGCTACCCGCACCCCCGGTCCATGCCGGACTTCTGGGAGTTCCCGACGGTCTCCATGGGCCTCGGCCCGCTCGGCGCCATCTACCAGGCGCGCATGAACCGCTACATGGAGGCGCGCGGTATCGCGGACACCTCCGACTCGCACGTGTGGGCGTTCCTCGGCGACGGCGAGATGGACGAGCCCGAGTCGCTGGGCCAGCTGTCCATCGCCGCGCGTGAGGGCCTGGACAATCTGACCTTCGTGGTCAACTGCAACCTCCAGCGCCTCGACGGCCCGGTCCGCGGCAACGGCAAGATCATCCAGGAGCTGGAGTCGCAGTTCCGCGGCGCCGGCTGGAACGTGATCAAGCTGGTCTGGGACCGCTCCTGGGACCCGCTGCTCGCCCAGGACCGCGACGGCGTGCTGGTGAACAAGCTGAACACCACCCCCGACGGCCAGTTCCAGACGTACGCCACGGAGACCGGCGCGTACATCCGCGAGCACTTCTTCGGCGGCGACCAGCGGCTGCGCAAGATGGTCGAGAACATGACCGACGACCAGATCCTGCACCTGGGCCGCGGCGGACACGACCACCGCAAGGTCTTCGCCGCGTACACGGCGGCCAAGGCGCACAAGGGCCAGCCGACGGTGATCCTCGCCCAGACCATCAAGGGCTGGACGCTGGGGCCGAACTTCGAGGGCCGCAACGCCACGCACCAGATGAAGAAGCTGACGGTCGACGACCTGAAGCGCTTCCGGGACCGGCTCCACCTGCCGATCACCGACCAGCAGCTCGAGAGCGGCCCGCCGCCGTACTACCACCCCGGGCGGGACTCCGAAGAGATCCAGTACATGCACGACCACCGCAAGTCCTGCGGCGGATACGTGCCGACCCGGGTGGTGCGGGCGAAGCCGCTGGCGCTGCCCGAGGACAAGACGTACGCAGCGGTGAAGAAGGGCTCCGGTCAGCAGTCGATCGCCACCACCATGGCGTTCGTCCGACTGCTGAAGGACCTCATGCGGGACAAGGAGATCGGCAAGCGGTTCGTGCTGATCGCGCCCGACGAGTACCGCACCTTCGGCATGGACTCGTTCTTCCCGAGTGCGAAGATCTACAACCCGCTGGGCCAGCAGTACGAGGCCGTGGACCGTGAGCTGCTGCTCGCGTACAAGGAGTCGCCGACCGGTCAGATGCTGCACGACGGCATCTCGGAGGCCGGCTGCACCGCCTCGCTGATCGCCGCCGGTTCGGCGTACGCCACGCACGGCGAGCCGCTGATCCCGGTGTACGTCTTCTACTCGATGTTCGGCTTCCAGCGCACCGGCGACCAGTTCTGGCAGATGGCCGACCAGCTGGCACGCGGCTTCGTGCTCGGCGCCACCGCCGGGCGGACGACGCTGACCGGCGAGGGCCTCCAGCACGCGGACGGCCACTCGCAGCTGCTCGCCTCGACGAACCCGGCGTGTGTCGCCTACGACC
This genomic interval carries:
- a CDS encoding TerD family protein, translating into MAFWDNLWRGSAAQFDSGSAATNSIALTRRNPSVSLTKQGAATGNLRVNLSWRMRTSDIEGRSRQSGRLLRNPMKLFQPDVVQAHTQGVVNVDLDLGCLYELTDGSKGVVQPLGSFFGDLNGPPFVKLSGDDRFGAPSGETIFVNLDHRESIKRLLFFVYIYDQTPAFDRTHAHVTLYPSNGPRVEIELDERAPQARSCAVFSVDNVKGDLIVRREVKFVYGFQAELDRLYGWGLQWGRGYKSQSRA
- a CDS encoding DUF475 domain-containing protein, whose amino-acid sequence is MVLKTFGWSFAVTAAGLAFAAWQWGWEAFGIVLILSILEISLSFDNAVVNAGILKKMNAFWQKIFLTIGILIAVFGMRLVFPVVIVAISAKVGPIEAVELAMDQPEQYEALVTDAHPAIAAFGGMFLLMIFLDFIFEEREHKWLAWLERPLAKLGKIDMLSVCTALIVLLVTAITFATNAHTSTGHADKSATVLLSGVAGLITYLVVGGLSGYFEDKLEEEEEREHEEEEQAKKEGKPVSAVGLAGKAAFFLFLYLEVLDASFSFDGVIGAFAITNHIFWMALGLGIGAMYVRSLTVYLVRQGTLDDYVYLEHGAHYAIGALAVILLITIQHEISEIITGLVGVFLIAASFLASVRRNKAIEAEGKAGGGPEEKAGVSSGV
- a CDS encoding TerD family protein, which codes for MGVTLAKGGNVSLSKAAPNLTQVLVGLGWDARSTTGAPFDLDASALLCQNGRVLGDEWFIFYNQLKSPDGSVEHTGDNLTGEGDGDDESLLVDLAKVPAHVDKIVFPVSIHEADNRGQTFGQVSNAFIRVVNQADGQELARYDLSEDASTETAMIFGELYRYGGEWKFRAVGQGYASGLRGIALDFGVNVS
- a CDS encoding TerD family protein, producing MGVSLSKGGNVSLTKAAPNLTAVTVGLGWDVRTTTGTDFDLDASALLANTEGKVTNDGNFVFFNNLKSPDGSVEHTGDNLTGEGEGDDEQIKVNLASVPADVDKIVFPVSIYEAESRQQSFGQVRNAFIRVVNQADNSELARYDLSEDASTETAMVFGELYRNGAEWKFRAVGQGYASGLRGIAQDFGVNV
- a CDS encoding peroxiredoxin, which gives rise to MAIEVGDKAPEFELKDNHGRTVSLADYRGEKNVVLLFYPFAFTGVCTGELCALRDELPKFVNDDTQLLAVSSDSIHTLRVFGEQERLEYPLLSDFWPHGETSRAYGVFDEEKGCAVRGTFIIDKEGVVRWTVVNGLPDARDLNDYVKALDSL
- a CDS encoding DUF3052 domain-containing protein; translation: MSATADHAEERTNPAARLGFEPGQVVQEIGYDDDVEQELREGIEAVTGQELVDEDYDDVADVVVLWFRDEDGDLTDALVDAIGLIDEGGVVWLMTPKTGRDGYVEPSDINEAAQTAGLSQTKSITAGKDWSGSRLVTPKGAKSGKR
- the aceE gene encoding pyruvate dehydrogenase (acetyl-transferring), homodimeric type yields the protein MASGSDRNPIIIGGLPSQVPDFDPEETQEWLDSLDAAVDERGRERARYLMLRLIERAREKRVAVPEMRSTDYVNTIATKDEPFFPGNEEIERKILNATRWNAAVMVSRAQRPGIGVGGHIATFASSASLYDVGFNHFFRGKDDGRGGDQIFFQGHASPGIYARAFLLDRLSEQQLDGFRQEKSKEPYGLSSYPHPRSMPDFWEFPTVSMGLGPLGAIYQARMNRYMEARGIADTSDSHVWAFLGDGEMDEPESLGQLSIAAREGLDNLTFVVNCNLQRLDGPVRGNGKIIQELESQFRGAGWNVIKLVWDRSWDPLLAQDRDGVLVNKLNTTPDGQFQTYATETGAYIREHFFGGDQRLRKMVENMTDDQILHLGRGGHDHRKVFAAYTAAKAHKGQPTVILAQTIKGWTLGPNFEGRNATHQMKKLTVDDLKRFRDRLHLPITDQQLESGPPPYYHPGRDSEEIQYMHDHRKSCGGYVPTRVVRAKPLALPEDKTYAAVKKGSGQQSIATTMAFVRLLKDLMRDKEIGKRFVLIAPDEYRTFGMDSFFPSAKIYNPLGQQYEAVDRELLLAYKESPTGQMLHDGISEAGCTASLIAAGSAYATHGEPLIPVYVFYSMFGFQRTGDQFWQMADQLARGFVLGATAGRTTLTGEGLQHADGHSQLLASTNPACVAYDPAFGFEIAHIVQDGLRRMYGPDAEDVFYYLTVYNEPIQHPAEPADVDVEGILKGIHRFKQGEQGSIPAQIMASGVAVPWAVEAQRILAEEWNVRADVWSATSWNELRREAVEVERHNLLHPEEEQRVPYVTRKLSGSEGPFVAVSDWMRGVPDQIARWVPGTYQSLGADGFGFADTRGAARRFFHIDAQSIVLGVLTELAREGKVDRSALKQAVDRYQLLDVAAADPGAAGGDA